Proteins encoded by one window of Brevibacterium atlanticum:
- a CDS encoding ABC transporter permease: protein MIRIAWSNLRGASGRLGAAVIAIAVSVAFIVASLLFSQAFGDTLRNQVQAEWAGADVAVTAADSADEGATVDAGAESSPLTESLASTISDAEGVRSAQLTESAFVSVTSSGTSVSGTATNVPDGQQDLLEGSAPADDDDVMLREADAKTLGVGVGDTLTLGTFDGSGRSSDDGPTLTVSGIMPGSSSTGIDLYLTDAGLKSAPGELVPDSIRVVADEGTDRDTLAESVTSAVSEAGVGDAATVQTVDEVVEDQLESLSDSTDMLSTIGIAFGLLAAGVAALVISNTFNVLVASRTRVLALFRAVGASRSQVRGAAIVESLSLGIIGSVLGLGLGYLLGWGLSAAARAFWMPEFGEVAVTPAALIVGPAVGILVTVAAGLIPAIRSSRVSPIEALRPVDVPAAAPRIRWVRLSLAIVVGAIGIGVCLAGATSQSVVLGILGCFALFVALLLGTRVFVPPLVALLARILALVTRRSPSVQLAGRSASTAGGRTASTTGALLIGITLVTAVVVGSASLQRTLELATAKDTPVDLVVSEAGAGSGAGSGASSGIGKKAESVLDDSPIVEDRVNVPAASASVEVDGHTSSDDLAITSTEAAADTDVVRSDGYDVDQGTVMLDPTSVGIDDSADDIDGGSATISIGGKETVLKVVTSYDVPAGTALVSGEDAEHIDAAAGDDLGEQTWAKISDDASTSQVEALGSELDAVGVKADAGPAQNRAEFASMFQVALAVVLGLLAAAVVIAVIGVSNTLTLSVIDRRREGALLRALGFTRRAMSRMITIESLLMTVIALVVGAGVGTFFGWVGTASITPAGSDPVLSVPPGQVGLIAVAAILAAVLASAIPARSMSRIAPAKGMSME, encoded by the coding sequence ATGATCCGCATCGCCTGGTCCAATCTGCGCGGCGCCTCAGGAAGGCTCGGGGCCGCGGTCATCGCGATCGCCGTCTCGGTCGCCTTCATCGTCGCCTCCCTCCTCTTCTCCCAGGCCTTCGGCGATACCCTGCGCAACCAGGTGCAGGCCGAATGGGCCGGCGCCGATGTCGCAGTCACCGCGGCCGACTCCGCTGATGAGGGAGCCACGGTCGACGCTGGGGCAGAGTCCTCTCCGCTGACCGAATCGCTCGCGTCGACCATCTCCGACGCCGAGGGTGTGAGGAGCGCCCAGCTCACCGAATCCGCCTTCGTCTCGGTCACCTCGTCAGGCACCTCGGTGTCGGGGACGGCGACGAACGTCCCCGACGGCCAACAGGACCTCCTCGAGGGATCGGCCCCCGCCGACGATGACGACGTCATGCTCAGGGAAGCCGACGCGAAGACTCTCGGGGTCGGCGTCGGCGACACGCTCACCCTCGGAACCTTCGACGGTTCGGGCCGCAGTTCGGACGACGGCCCGACGCTCACGGTCTCCGGAATCATGCCCGGCTCCTCGTCGACCGGTATCGACCTCTACCTCACCGACGCGGGGCTGAAGTCGGCGCCGGGCGAACTCGTCCCGGACTCGATCCGAGTCGTCGCGGACGAGGGAACCGACCGGGACACACTCGCCGAGTCGGTCACGAGCGCCGTCTCCGAGGCCGGGGTCGGTGACGCCGCGACGGTGCAGACCGTCGACGAGGTCGTCGAGGACCAGCTCGAATCGCTCTCCGATTCCACCGATATGCTCTCGACGATCGGCATCGCCTTCGGTCTGCTCGCGGCAGGAGTCGCCGCGCTCGTCATCTCGAACACCTTCAATGTGCTCGTCGCCTCTCGTACCCGCGTGCTCGCCCTCTTCCGCGCCGTCGGCGCCTCACGGTCGCAAGTGCGCGGGGCTGCGATCGTCGAGAGTCTCAGCCTCGGCATCATCGGATCCGTGCTCGGCCTCGGCCTCGGATACCTCCTCGGATGGGGACTCTCGGCAGCCGCGCGAGCGTTCTGGATGCCCGAATTCGGCGAGGTGGCCGTGACCCCCGCGGCCCTCATCGTCGGTCCGGCCGTCGGCATCCTCGTCACCGTCGCCGCGGGACTCATCCCGGCGATCCGGTCCTCACGGGTCTCACCCATCGAGGCTCTGCGCCCCGTGGATGTGCCTGCCGCAGCTCCGCGCATCCGCTGGGTGCGCCTGAGCCTGGCGATCGTCGTCGGCGCGATCGGAATCGGAGTCTGCCTGGCCGGTGCCACCTCCCAGTCCGTGGTGCTCGGCATCCTCGGCTGCTTCGCCCTCTTCGTGGCGCTGCTGCTCGGCACGCGGGTGTTCGTGCCGCCGCTCGTGGCACTGCTCGCCCGGATCCTCGCGCTCGTCACCCGGCGCTCGCCGAGCGTGCAGCTGGCCGGGCGATCGGCGAGCACAGCGGGCGGACGAACCGCCTCGACGACGGGAGCTCTGCTCATCGGCATCACGCTGGTCACCGCGGTCGTCGTCGGTTCGGCGAGCCTGCAGCGCACACTCGAACTCGCGACCGCGAAGGACACGCCCGTCGACCTCGTGGTCTCGGAGGCCGGTGCGGGATCTGGTGCTGGGTCGGGTGCCAGCTCTGGGATCGGGAAGAAGGCCGAATCCGTGCTCGATGACTCTCCGATCGTCGAGGACCGGGTGAACGTTCCTGCCGCCTCCGCCTCGGTGGAGGTCGACGGACACACAAGCTCCGATGATCTTGCGATCACCAGCACCGAGGCGGCCGCCGATACCGATGTCGTCCGCAGCGACGGATACGACGTCGACCAGGGCACGGTGATGCTCGACCCGACGTCGGTGGGCATCGATGATTCCGCGGACGATATCGACGGCGGATCCGCGACGATCAGCATCGGCGGGAAGGAGACCGTGCTCAAGGTCGTCACCTCGTACGACGTCCCCGCGGGGACGGCCCTGGTGAGCGGGGAGGACGCCGAACACATCGATGCTGCCGCCGGGGACGACCTCGGCGAGCAGACCTGGGCGAAGATCTCCGACGATGCGTCGACGTCTCAGGTCGAGGCGCTGGGTTCCGAACTCGACGCCGTCGGGGTGAAGGCCGACGCGGGACCGGCACAGAATCGCGCGGAGTTCGCGTCGATGTTCCAGGTGGCGCTGGCCGTGGTGCTCGGACTGCTCGCCGCCGCCGTGGTCATTGCGGTGATCGGGGTGAGCAATACGCTCACGCTCTCGGTCATCGACCGACGCCGGGAGGGCGCGCTGCTGCGTGCACTCGGGTTCACCCGGCGGGCGATGTCACGGATGATCACCATCGAATCGCTGCTGATGACGGTCATCGCCCTCGTCGTCGGGGCCGGCGTCGGGACGTTCTTCGGCTGGGTCGGGACCGCCTCGATCACCCCGGCGGGCTCGGACCCGGTGCTGTCCGTGCCGCCGGGCCAGGTCGGACTGATTGCGGTGGCCGCGATCCTCGCTGCGGTCCTCGCCTCGGCGATCCCAGCCCGCTCGATGTCGCGCATCGCTCCGGCCAAGGGCATGAGCATGGAGTGA
- a CDS encoding aminotransferase-like domain-containing protein encodes MSTTSVNLATNSSQNPALPYASRRDKLVGSVIDASTTLLAAYDHDIVKFGMGAPAPDMLPADDFARIAGDVFSPANFTYGETKGEPVLLEALHEYLASTEQIPTEQQGNLDRLLITSGGMQGLDLGFKLFVSPGDLVACESPTYTNGSATAMSYEAEILEIPVDEDGMQVEALDEHTARTGRAPKVIYTVPTFQNPAGVTMSLPRRERLLAFAHRHGSVIIEDNPYGMLRFEGESIPALSDLSPNDPLIFGVHTFSKFVAPGLRVGWIDVDPAVRDLAVNAKQTMDTCAPVPNQHLIARWLSEGGAETHVATLRETYRERKITMADGLQRHFPGEVRATDPDGGFFLWVTFEDESINTEALMPTALEEGVAYIPGPAFSPAGHFSNALRLCFASNTPDRIDEGLQRLRRALDRQRG; translated from the coding sequence ATGTCCACCACCTCAGTGAACCTGGCCACGAATTCTTCGCAGAACCCGGCCCTGCCCTACGCCAGCCGCCGCGACAAGCTCGTCGGATCCGTCATCGACGCCTCCACCACGCTGCTGGCCGCCTACGATCACGACATCGTCAAGTTCGGGATGGGCGCTCCCGCTCCGGACATGCTGCCGGCCGATGACTTCGCGCGAATCGCCGGCGACGTCTTCTCGCCGGCGAACTTCACCTATGGGGAGACGAAGGGCGAACCGGTCCTCCTCGAGGCCCTCCACGAATATCTCGCCTCCACCGAGCAGATCCCGACCGAACAGCAGGGCAACCTCGATCGCCTCCTCATCACCTCGGGCGGCATGCAGGGCCTCGACCTCGGGTTCAAGCTCTTCGTCAGCCCCGGCGACCTCGTCGCGTGCGAGTCCCCCACCTACACCAACGGTTCGGCCACGGCCATGAGCTACGAGGCGGAGATCCTCGAGATCCCCGTCGACGAGGACGGCATGCAGGTCGAGGCACTCGACGAGCACACCGCCCGCACCGGTCGGGCGCCGAAGGTCATCTATACGGTGCCGACGTTCCAGAATCCGGCCGGGGTGACGATGTCCCTGCCCCGCCGCGAACGTCTGCTGGCCTTCGCCCACCGGCACGGTTCGGTCATCATCGAGGACAATCCTTACGGCATGCTCCGCTTCGAGGGCGAGTCGATTCCCGCGCTGAGCGATCTCAGCCCGAACGATCCCCTCATCTTCGGCGTCCACACCTTCTCGAAATTCGTCGCCCCGGGACTGCGGGTCGGCTGGATCGACGTCGACCCCGCCGTCCGCGACCTCGCCGTCAATGCGAAGCAGACGATGGACACCTGCGCACCCGTGCCCAACCAGCACCTCATCGCCCGCTGGCTGTCCGAGGGCGGTGCGGAGACACACGTGGCGACCTTGCGCGAGACCTACCGGGAGCGCAAGATCACCATGGCCGACGGCCTCCAGCGCCACTTCCCCGGCGAGGTCAGGGCCACCGATCCCGACGGCGGGTTCTTCCTGTGGGTGACCTTCGAGGACGAATCGATCAACACCGAAGCGCTCATGCCCACCGCCTTGGAGGAGGGTGTCGCCTATATTCCGGGCCCCGCGTTCTCCCCGGCCGGGCACTTCTCGAATGCCCTGCGCCTGTGCTTCGCCTCGAACACCCCCGACCGCATCGACGAGGGCCTGCAGCGTCTGCGTCGGGCGCTCGATCGCCAGCGCGGCTGA
- a CDS encoding DinB family protein has translation MTDTGLGATRPSDVRDSDLGAQFSAFIDGHRRHLLGSVEGLTEEEARRSLVPSRTTLLSLLKHAVFVETVWFGETVTGRSRIDYGLPQDSRDSFLLDSSDTIASVSADYRAAVERSHAAVEGMPLDTVLTGHRSGPLPLRWVLLHVLRELAQHCGHADILREQIFAARNPAAR, from the coding sequence ATGACCGACACCGGACTCGGCGCCACCAGACCCTCCGATGTGCGCGACAGCGACCTCGGAGCACAGTTCTCGGCGTTCATCGACGGACATCGACGCCATCTGCTCGGAAGCGTGGAGGGTCTGACCGAGGAGGAGGCCCGACGCTCCCTCGTGCCGAGCCGGACGACGCTTTTGTCCCTGCTCAAGCACGCAGTGTTCGTCGAGACCGTGTGGTTCGGCGAGACGGTGACGGGACGGAGCCGGATCGACTACGGACTGCCGCAGGACTCCCGGGATTCGTTCCTGCTCGACTCCTCTGACACGATCGCCTCGGTGAGCGCCGACTACCGGGCGGCGGTCGAGCGCTCGCATGCCGCGGTGGAGGGGATGCCGCTCGATACCGTGCTCACGGGACACAGGTCCGGGCCGCTGCCTCTGCGATGGGTGCTCCTCCACGTGCTGCGCGAGCTCGCCCAGCACTGCGGGCATGCGGACATCCTCCGTGAACAGATCTTCGCCGCACGGAACCCGGCCGCGCGCTGA
- a CDS encoding adenylosuccinate synthase: MPAIVVVGAQWGDEGKGKTTDILGTSVDYVVKPNGGNNAGHTVVVGGEKYELKLLPAGILSPNVTPVIGNGVVVNLEALFEEIDALESRGADTSKLRISANAHLVAPYHQTLDKVTERFLGKRAIGTTGRGIGPAYMDKIGRLGIRVQDIFDESILRQKIEGSLRQKNELLVKVYNRRAVSVEEIVEYFEPFIERLRPYVAETELMLNQALDRGEVIVMEGGQATMLDVDHGTYPFVTSSNPTAGGSCVGTGIGPTRINRVVGIVKAYTTRVGAGPFPTELFDEMGEYLQKAGGEFGVNTGRPRRCGWYDAVIARYAARTNGFTDYVLTKLDVLTGIDRIPVCVAYDVDGQRQDEMPVSQTEFHHAKPIYEYFDGWTEDITTARTFDDLPENAQKYVLALEELSGCRMSVIGVGPDREQSIVRHDLLD; the protein is encoded by the coding sequence ATGCCAGCAATCGTTGTCGTCGGCGCTCAGTGGGGCGACGAAGGTAAAGGTAAGACCACCGACATCCTCGGCACCAGCGTCGACTATGTGGTCAAGCCCAACGGCGGGAACAATGCCGGTCACACAGTCGTCGTCGGGGGAGAGAAGTACGAACTCAAGCTGCTGCCGGCGGGAATCCTCTCACCGAACGTCACCCCGGTCATCGGCAACGGCGTCGTCGTCAACCTCGAGGCACTCTTCGAGGAGATCGACGCACTCGAATCCCGCGGCGCCGACACCTCGAAGCTACGGATCTCGGCCAACGCCCACCTCGTCGCGCCCTACCACCAGACGTTGGACAAGGTGACCGAACGGTTCCTCGGCAAGCGCGCCATCGGCACCACCGGCCGCGGCATCGGCCCGGCGTACATGGACAAGATCGGGCGTCTGGGAATCCGCGTGCAGGACATCTTCGACGAGTCCATCCTGCGGCAGAAGATCGAGGGATCTCTGCGGCAGAAGAACGAACTGTTAGTCAAGGTCTACAACCGCAGGGCCGTGTCCGTCGAAGAGATCGTCGAGTACTTCGAACCCTTCATCGAGCGGCTGCGCCCCTACGTCGCCGAGACCGAACTCATGCTCAACCAGGCGCTCGACCGCGGAGAGGTCATCGTCATGGAGGGCGGCCAGGCGACGATGCTCGACGTCGACCACGGCACCTACCCGTTCGTCACCTCATCGAACCCGACTGCAGGCGGTTCCTGCGTGGGCACGGGCATCGGACCGACGCGGATCAATCGCGTCGTCGGCATCGTCAAGGCCTACACCACGCGGGTGGGGGCTGGGCCCTTCCCGACCGAGCTCTTCGACGAGATGGGCGAATACCTGCAGAAGGCCGGCGGGGAGTTCGGCGTGAACACCGGCCGCCCGCGCCGCTGCGGTTGGTACGACGCGGTCATCGCCCGCTATGCGGCTCGGACGAACGGCTTCACCGACTATGTGCTGACTAAGCTCGACGTGCTCACCGGCATCGACCGGATCCCCGTGTGCGTCGCCTACGATGTCGACGGACAGCGTCAGGACGAGATGCCGGTGTCTCAGACCGAATTCCACCACGCGAAACCGATCTACGAGTACTTCGACGGGTGGACCGAGGACATCACCACGGCCCGGACCTTCGATGATCTGCCGGAGAATGCGCAGAAGTACGTGCTCGCGCTCGAGGAGCTCTCGGGCTGCCGGATGTCGGTCATCGGCGTCGGCCCCGACCGCGAACAGTCGATCGTGCGCCACGACTTGCTGGACTGA
- a CDS encoding purine-cytosine permease family protein: MMTVTPEPQPRFVEKRSIDYIPPSERHGRPISLLFVWFAANSSITALVTGALMTILGNSALWSIPAILLGNILGGYITALHSAQGPQLGVPQMIQSRAQFGFYGAILPLVLALFIYVGFYATGLVLGGQALGLLFHVSPQFGAILFAVFCALSAIVGYRWIHRFSHLPAFLSAIVFVWLIVVMVTGDMGETITASNGFAMAPFVLGVSLSASWQLTFGPYIADYSRYLPETTSQNATVGWTFLGSVLGASLAMTVGAFAAFLGGDAFSGSEVGYITDLAGKIGVIVLLAVILGKLAGNTLSAYGGFMSITTIVSAFTKQNHLKSYTRTLFILGVTAVALAIALAASENFLTVFQNFLLFLLYFMTPWSAVNLVDFYLVRNKKYDIKGLFDPNGIYGKFNWIAYVAYLAGVIVQIPFMNSAIYVGPIAYLLNGAEIAWILGVVVSAVLYYLMTGNLRRRVKAAAV, from the coding sequence ATGATGACTGTTACACCCGAGCCTCAACCGAGATTCGTCGAGAAGCGATCCATCGACTACATCCCGCCGTCCGAACGACATGGACGCCCGATCTCTCTGCTCTTCGTGTGGTTCGCCGCGAACAGCTCCATCACCGCTCTCGTCACGGGTGCGCTCATGACGATCCTCGGGAACTCCGCCCTGTGGTCGATTCCGGCGATCCTGCTCGGCAACATCCTCGGCGGGTACATCACTGCTCTGCATTCGGCGCAGGGACCGCAGCTCGGGGTGCCGCAGATGATCCAGAGCCGGGCCCAGTTCGGCTTCTACGGCGCGATCCTGCCACTGGTCCTCGCGCTCTTCATCTACGTCGGGTTCTATGCCACGGGGCTCGTCCTCGGTGGTCAGGCGCTCGGGCTGCTGTTCCACGTCTCGCCGCAGTTCGGGGCGATCCTCTTCGCGGTCTTCTGCGCACTCTCGGCGATCGTCGGCTACCGCTGGATCCACCGGTTCTCGCATCTGCCGGCATTCCTCAGCGCCATCGTCTTCGTCTGGCTCATCGTCGTCATGGTCACCGGCGACATGGGAGAGACCATCACGGCGAGCAACGGATTCGCGATGGCGCCGTTCGTCCTCGGTGTCTCGCTCTCGGCTTCGTGGCAGCTGACCTTCGGCCCCTACATCGCCGACTACAGCCGCTACCTGCCCGAGACGACCTCGCAGAACGCCACCGTCGGCTGGACGTTCCTCGGCAGCGTCCTCGGTGCTAGCCTCGCGATGACCGTCGGCGCCTTCGCCGCGTTCCTCGGCGGTGACGCATTCAGCGGCAGCGAGGTCGGCTACATCACCGACCTCGCCGGGAAGATCGGCGTCATCGTCCTTCTTGCCGTCATCCTCGGCAAGCTCGCCGGAAACACGCTCAGCGCCTACGGCGGGTTCATGTCGATCACGACGATCGTCTCCGCCTTCACCAAGCAGAACCATCTGAAGTCGTACACGCGCACGCTGTTCATCCTCGGCGTGACTGCTGTGGCCCTTGCCATCGCCCTGGCCGCTTCGGAGAACTTCCTCACCGTGTTCCAGAACTTCCTGCTCTTCCTCCTGTATTTCATGACACCGTGGTCGGCGGTCAACCTCGTCGACTTCTATCTGGTGCGCAATAAGAAGTACGACATCAAGGGCCTGTTCGATCCGAACGGGATCTATGGGAAGTTCAACTGGATCGCCTACGTCGCCTACCTTGCCGGCGTCATCGTCCAGATTCCGTTCATGAACAGCGCGATCTACGTCGGACCGATCGCCTACCTGCTCAACGGTGCGGAGATCGCCTGGATTCTCGGTGTCGTCGTCTCCGCGGTCCTCTACTACCTCATGACCGGGAACCTGCGTCGTCGGGTGAAGGCGGCCGCAGTCTGA
- a CDS encoding flavin reductase family protein: protein MKYDPSSKNRPLEHSPFKALTVPRPIGWLSSVSADGVENIAPYSQWQNLTFDPPMVMFAANQYPDGRRKDTVLNAEETGWFVWNMATWDLREQVNISAQVMDAHESEFDQMDVTRRSADLSATPMIAESPFQYECKYISTHRLPGNSKVGSIDIVYASVERIHLNDDYVTEDGKIDILKAKPIARMGYFDYTVVTETFEMRVPGADGDAQAGLSGNPT, encoded by the coding sequence ATGAAATACGATCCCTCGTCGAAGAACCGCCCCCTCGAACACTCGCCGTTCAAGGCGCTGACGGTGCCGCGTCCCATCGGCTGGCTCTCGAGCGTGAGCGCTGATGGGGTCGAGAACATCGCTCCGTACAGTCAATGGCAGAACCTCACGTTCGATCCGCCGATGGTGATGTTCGCGGCCAACCAGTACCCCGACGGCCGTCGCAAGGACACCGTGCTCAACGCCGAGGAGACCGGCTGGTTCGTGTGGAACATGGCCACGTGGGATCTGCGGGAGCAGGTCAACATCAGTGCCCAGGTGATGGATGCGCACGAATCCGAGTTCGATCAGATGGACGTCACTCGTCGCTCGGCTGACCTGTCTGCGACTCCGATGATCGCCGAGAGCCCGTTCCAGTACGAGTGCAAGTACATCTCCACCCACCGTCTGCCCGGCAACTCGAAGGTCGGGTCGATCGACATCGTCTACGCCTCGGTCGAGCGCATCCACCTCAACGATGACTATGTCACCGAGGACGGCAAGATCGACATCCTCAAAGCCAAGCCGATCGCGCGCATGGGCTACTTCGACTACACCGTCGTCACCGAGACGTTCGAGATGCGTGTGCCGGGTGCCGATGGGGACGCGCAGGCGGGGCTGTCGGGGAATCCGACCTGA
- a CDS encoding GntR family transcriptional regulator, which yields MTLSEQAYGAIEDMIIHGRLEAGSYVTENQIIEKVGLGRTPIREALQRLSHEHMVTIRPRKGIYIPILDFETELRILEVRRELDVVAVRLAAKRATEEQRSQMRAMAERLDHLDADLATYAETIRETHQLLADATKNPYLIESMLPLQNLSRRYWVSNIADPAPEIATSSACHARMLRGAADRDPESAEAAAYELNDYLVDFATRSARDS from the coding sequence TTGACTCTCTCCGAACAGGCCTATGGTGCCATCGAGGACATGATCATCCACGGCAGACTCGAGGCCGGGTCCTACGTCACGGAGAACCAGATCATTGAGAAGGTCGGCCTGGGTCGGACGCCGATCCGTGAGGCCCTGCAGCGGCTCTCGCACGAACACATGGTCACGATCCGTCCGCGCAAGGGCATCTACATCCCCATCCTTGACTTCGAGACCGAACTGCGCATCCTCGAGGTGCGACGCGAGCTCGACGTCGTCGCCGTCCGCCTGGCGGCCAAGCGCGCCACCGAGGAGCAGCGGAGCCAGATGCGGGCCATGGCCGAACGGCTCGATCACCTCGACGCCGACCTCGCAACCTATGCCGAGACCATCCGCGAGACCCACCAGCTGCTCGCCGATGCGACGAAGAACCCTTACCTCATCGAGTCCATGTTGCCGCTGCAGAACCTCTCGCGGCGCTATTGGGTCTCAAACATCGCCGACCCCGCTCCGGAGATCGCGACGAGTTCTGCCTGCCATGCGCGGATGCTGCGCGGAGCGGCAGACCGCGACCCTGAGTCCGCCGAGGCGGCCGCCTACGAACTCAACGACTACCTCGTCGATTTCGCCACCCGGTCCGCCCGGGATTCCTGA
- a CDS encoding helix-turn-helix transcriptional regulator, which produces MSAVRSDDLVRAPHPRLRPFVGDYVGYDIAGVPAGTHLGLPSGALTFIVAIDEPLCQVDPRTGERESYDVLLAGLHLRSTLIRHSGTMAGIQINFGPFAPRALFGTPAADFAHRTYDLDVVSRPLAAELHDRVNAAQSWPSRFDAIDDVLIRCLDDRRNPRAEVVEAWRQIASDRGGLPVSLIADRIGWSRRHLASQFRSELGIGPKDASRVLRFDRARRLIAAGRVPLAEIAATCGYADQSHLNRDFRALTGTNPQGWLRGDDVARLSAVDDSASDDGATRATPV; this is translated from the coding sequence ATGTCCGCGGTGCGATCCGATGACCTCGTTCGTGCCCCGCATCCGCGTCTGCGGCCCTTCGTCGGCGATTACGTCGGCTACGACATCGCAGGCGTCCCTGCGGGGACGCACCTCGGTCTGCCCTCGGGTGCGCTGACGTTCATCGTCGCGATCGACGAACCCCTGTGCCAGGTCGATCCACGGACGGGGGAGCGTGAGAGCTACGACGTGCTCCTCGCCGGCCTCCACCTGCGTTCGACGCTCATTCGGCACAGCGGCACGATGGCAGGCATCCAGATCAACTTCGGCCCGTTCGCCCCGCGAGCACTCTTCGGCACCCCGGCCGCTGACTTCGCCCATCGCACCTATGACCTCGACGTGGTTTCCCGGCCTCTCGCGGCCGAGCTCCATGACAGGGTCAATGCGGCGCAGAGCTGGCCGAGCCGGTTCGACGCCATCGATGATGTGCTCATCCGGTGCCTTGACGACCGGCGGAATCCCCGCGCCGAGGTGGTCGAAGCGTGGAGACAGATCGCCTCCGACCGGGGCGGGCTTCCCGTCTCTCTCATCGCCGATCGGATCGGGTGGAGCCGGCGTCACCTCGCCTCTCAGTTCCGGTCTGAGCTCGGGATCGGTCCGAAAGACGCCTCCCGAGTGCTGCGCTTCGACCGCGCCCGCCGGCTGATCGCCGCGGGCAGGGTCCCGTTGGCCGAAATCGCTGCGACCTGCGGCTACGCCGACCAATCGCATCTCAACCGGGACTTCAGAGCGCTGACCGGAACGAACCCGCAGGGATGGCTGCGCGGAGACGATGTGGCGCGACTGTCCGCGGTCGATGACTCCGCGTCCGATGACGGTGCCACGCGCGCAACTCCCGTGTGA
- a CDS encoding VOC family protein — MSETNQGANVWPTFRYRDAKAAIAFLQEALGFEVIAEYTNPDDPNRVEHAELRWPAGGGVMLGSARDEGVMTKTGVASGSVYLAADNVRELHARALGAGATEVMGLTEQDYGSLDFAIQDPEGVLWSVGTYRGSGAE; from the coding sequence ATGTCGGAGACCAACCAGGGAGCCAATGTCTGGCCCACCTTCCGTTACCGCGATGCCAAGGCGGCGATCGCCTTCCTGCAGGAAGCGCTCGGCTTCGAGGTCATCGCCGAATACACGAATCCTGACGATCCGAACCGTGTCGAGCATGCCGAGCTGCGGTGGCCGGCCGGTGGCGGAGTGATGCTCGGTTCCGCCCGCGACGAAGGGGTGATGACGAAGACCGGCGTCGCCTCCGGGTCGGTCTATCTGGCTGCGGACAACGTCCGCGAACTGCACGCCCGGGCGCTCGGTGCCGGCGCCACGGAGGTCATGGGACTGACCGAACAGGACTACGGATCTCTCGACTTCGCCATCCAGGACCCCGAAGGCGTGCTGTGGTCGGTGGGCACCTACCGTGGGTCAGGCGCAGAGTGA
- a CDS encoding NAD(P)-dependent alcohol dehydrogenase, with the protein MKAIVFDNFKTFPTLKDIDIPTPGPGEVLLKVAGAGACHSDVAVYNEFEKDSPGVVPPPFVLGHENSGWIEELGPGVSGFTKGDAYLVYGPIGCGRCRACSRGQDTYCENAATNPYLGIGLGRDGGMAEYVTVPARNLVPLYDADPVAAAPLSDAGLTPYHAIKNSLPNLADGGRFALVIGLGGLGQIAVQILSALTGATIIATDMKPDAMAKAEATGAITVGGGDDQVARIREITGGRGVDAAFDFVGASATVAVAAQSLARMGRCTIVGIGGGTYEWSFFTNPYEATLTNTYWGTIEDLHEVVDMYRAGQIVPEVERFSLDNGLEAYRKLQAGELSGRAVVVPHGS; encoded by the coding sequence ATGAAAGCGATCGTGTTCGACAACTTCAAGACCTTCCCCACCCTCAAGGACATCGACATACCGACACCCGGACCCGGTGAAGTATTGCTCAAGGTCGCCGGTGCCGGCGCCTGCCACTCCGATGTCGCCGTTTACAACGAGTTCGAGAAGGACAGCCCCGGTGTTGTGCCGCCGCCGTTTGTCCTCGGTCATGAGAACTCAGGATGGATCGAAGAACTCGGGCCCGGTGTCTCCGGATTCACCAAGGGCGATGCCTACCTCGTCTATGGGCCGATCGGCTGTGGTCGCTGCCGCGCGTGCTCGCGCGGCCAGGACACCTATTGTGAGAACGCCGCCACAAACCCTTACCTCGGTATCGGACTCGGTCGAGACGGGGGCATGGCCGAATACGTCACCGTCCCCGCCCGCAACCTCGTGCCGCTCTACGATGCCGACCCGGTAGCTGCGGCGCCACTCTCCGACGCTGGCCTGACCCCTTACCATGCAATCAAGAACTCGCTGCCGAACCTTGCCGACGGTGGGCGCTTCGCTCTCGTGATCGGACTGGGCGGACTCGGCCAGATCGCAGTGCAGATCCTCTCTGCGCTGACTGGAGCAACGATCATCGCCACCGACATGAAACCCGACGCCATGGCGAAGGCTGAAGCCACCGGCGCAATCACCGTCGGCGGCGGTGATGACCAGGTCGCTCGAATTCGAGAGATCACCGGCGGCCGAGGCGTCGACGCGGCCTTCGACTTTGTCGGCGCTTCGGCGACAGTCGCTGTTGCTGCGCAGTCGCTGGCGCGCATGGGCAGATGCACGATCGTCGGTATCGGCGGCGGCACGTACGAATGGTCGTTCTTCACGAATCCCTACGAAGCGACGCTGACGAACACCTACTGGGGCACGATCGAAGACCTCCACGAGGTCGTCGACATGTACCGAGCCGGACAGATCGTCCCTGAGGTCGAGCGTTTCAGCCTCGACAACGGGCTTGAAGCCTACCGCAAGCTCCAAGCGGGCGAACTCTCCGGCCGTGCCGTCGTCGTCCCGCACGGAAGCTGA